CGCGCGTGACCTCAATCGGCTCCGCCATGTCAGCATTGCACTCCGGGACGCCGGCGGGAACCCGCTGACGCCACCGCGGCCCGAGACCGATGACGATGCGCAAGGGCCGCCGGCCTGGTTCGTCAACTTGGTTCATCCTGAGCAGACCGCGGTCAGCGTGCCGGTCTCGGTCCATGGCAAGCCCGGCTCGCTGGTGATTACCTCGCATCCCAATGACGAGATCGCCGAGATCTGGGACGCCATCGTGACGCAGCTCGAGGTCGGCTCTGTCATCGCGCTGGCGCTGTTCCTGGTGATGATGAATGTCGTCGGCCGGGCGCTTGCGCCGCTCGAGTCGCTGACACAGACGATGGGCGAGCTCGAGGGCGGCCGTTACGACGCGCGCGCGACGCCCGGCGGCGCGCCCGAGTTGGCTGCGATCTGCACCAAGCTCAATCATCTCGCGGCGACGCTTGGCGAGGCGGTCGAGGACAAGCGAAGGCTTGCCGAGCGCGCGGTGTCGCTCCAGGACCTCGAGCGCAAGGAGATCGCGCGTGAGCTGCATGACGAGTTCGGGCCTTATCTGTTCTCGCTGCGCGCGCATGCCAGCGCTTTGGCGAAGCTCGTCGACGGGCGTGCGCCGAGTGCAGACGCGGTGCGAAAACACGGCGGCGCGCTTCTCGAGCAGATCAACGCGCTGCAGCAGTTCACCCGTCGCGTGCTGGAGCGCTTGCGGCCCGTCGGCCTTGCCGAGCTTGGCCTTGGCAAGGCGCTGGAATCGCTGTCGCGGCTGTGGCGGGAATCGCATCCCGACGTGACCATCGAGACCACGATCTCGCCGGCGCTGGGGGTTACGGGCGAGACCGCCGACCTCACCATCTACCGGGTCGTGCAGGAGGCGCTCACCAACGCGTTCCGCCACGCCGGCGCGACCGCGATCAATGTCGTGATCGAGCCGGCGGAGCAGCCGGGGCACAATGGTCGCGGTTGCGCCCGGGTCCGGGTCAGCGACAACGGCCACGGCATGGAGCCGGGCCAAAAACTCGGCTTCGGTCTCGTTGGCATGCGCGAGCGCATTCTGGCGCTGGGCGGCACGCTCAACGTGGCGTCGGGCGAGGGCGGTGTCACCGTGGAGGCGCTGGTTCCGACCGGTGGCCTGATCGCGCCTGGTTAAATCGAGGAAAATTCCCGATCGGGAAAAATTCCCGATTTCGTCGGGAAAACGGGAGCGGATCGTGCCCGACCTTTTGTGGCTAGTGCATGAGCTGCCGCCGACTACACTCATCGCAACCAAACGGCGAAAACCAGAACAGCCGAAGGTTACGGGTGGGGCGATAGGAATGCGCAAGCTGGGACACAGGCGACGTCTGCTGATGGCCTCGGTCTTGGCCGGGTT
This portion of the Bradyrhizobium diazoefficiens genome encodes:
- a CDS encoding histidine kinase; the encoded protein is MWQNLSLRGRINLLLALLLALGLAVNIGRQVAEAGPRVQAEDQSVIRLAREFIEMIVADLNEAPDPDARLNQIARDLNRLRHVSIALRDAGGNPLTPPRPETDDDAQGPPAWFVNLVHPEQTAVSVPVSVHGKPGSLVITSHPNDEIAEIWDAIVTQLEVGSVIALALFLVMMNVVGRALAPLESLTQTMGELEGGRYDARATPGGAPELAAICTKLNHLAATLGEAVEDKRRLAERAVSLQDLERKEIARELHDEFGPYLFSLRAHASALAKLVDGRAPSADAVRKHGGALLEQINALQQFTRRVLERLRPVGLAELGLGKALESLSRLWRESHPDVTIETTISPALGVTGETADLTIYRVVQEALTNAFRHAGATAINVVIEPAEQPGHNGRGCARVRVSDNGHGMEPGQKLGFGLVGMRERILALGGTLNVASGEGGVTVEALVPTGGLIAPG